A single genomic interval of Nostoc commune NIES-4072 harbors:
- a CDS encoding Photosystem I reaction center subunit IX — translation MQQKYFVKYLSLGPVLLFVNLSLTAVLLILFNYWFPDLLFHPLP, via the coding sequence ATGCAGCAGAAATACTTCGTTAAGTATCTATCTTTGGGCCCAGTTTTACTTTTTGTCAATTTGTCTTTGACAGCCGTTTTGTTGATTTTATTTAACTACTGGTTTCCTGACCTACTTTTCCACCCATTACCATAA
- a CDS encoding photosystem I reaction center protein subunit XI has translation MAQAVDASKNLPSDPRNREVVFPPFRDPQKGNLETPINASPLTKWFINNLPAYRPGITPSRRGLEVGMAHGYWIFGPFAKLGPLRDTANANLAGLLAAIGLIVLLTAGLSLYANSNPPKALASVTVPNPPVDAFNSKESWNNFASSFLIGGIGGAVVAYFLTSNLGVIQGLFG, from the coding sequence ATGGCACAAGCAGTAGATGCATCAAAAAATCTCCCCAGCGATCCCAGAAATCGGGAAGTTGTTTTTCCCCCATTCCGCGATCCGCAAAAGGGTAATCTAGAAACCCCGATTAATGCTTCTCCCTTGACCAAGTGGTTCATTAATAACTTGCCAGCTTATCGTCCTGGTATAACTCCTTCCAGACGTGGGCTAGAAGTTGGTATGGCTCACGGTTACTGGATATTTGGCCCCTTCGCCAAATTGGGCCCACTGCGGGATACAGCTAATGCCAACTTAGCTGGATTATTGGCAGCTATTGGCTTGATTGTTCTTCTAACGGCGGGACTATCCCTCTATGCGAATAGCAATCCTCCGAAAGCACTTGCTAGTGTTACTGTACCCAATCCTCCAGTAGATGCTTTTAACTCTAAAGAAAGCTGGAACAACTTCGCCAGTTCTTTCTTAATTGGTGGTATTGGTGGTGCAGTAGTTGCTTACTTTTTGACTAGCAATTTGGGAGTAATTCAAGGTTTATTTGGTTAA
- the gmk gene encoding guanylate kinase, with amino-acid sequence MMPVLPIQSIATTEERLHLGRLIVLTGPSGVGKGTLMRSLLKRHPELYYSVSVTTRSPRPGEIDGKDYYFISRSKFEQLLTEGEFLEWAEFAGNYYGTPREAVLNQIHFGKLVVLEIELEGARQIRASFPSALSIFILPPSFDELEKRIRDRAQDSEEAIARRLLRAQEEIQAADEFDIQIVNDDFETALNDIETVLFK; translated from the coding sequence ATGATGCCAGTTTTACCCATCCAGAGTATTGCTACTACCGAAGAACGCTTACATTTAGGCAGGTTGATTGTCTTAACTGGCCCTAGCGGGGTCGGTAAAGGCACTTTAATGCGATCGCTTCTAAAACGTCATCCAGAACTTTATTATTCGGTATCCGTGACGACTCGTTCTCCCCGTCCAGGAGAAATCGATGGCAAAGATTATTACTTTATCAGCCGCAGTAAGTTTGAACAATTACTTACTGAAGGTGAATTTTTGGAATGGGCAGAATTTGCTGGGAACTATTATGGCACTCCCCGTGAAGCTGTACTTAACCAAATCCATTTTGGCAAGTTGGTGGTGCTAGAAATTGAGTTAGAAGGAGCAAGACAAATTCGTGCTTCCTTCCCCAGTGCCCTCAGTATTTTTATCTTACCGCCTTCTTTTGATGAATTAGAGAAACGAATACGCGATCGCGCCCAAGACTCTGAAGAAGCGATCGCCCGTCGTCTACTCCGCGCCCAAGAGGAAATTCAAGCCGCAGATGAATTTGATATTCAAATCGTTAATGACGATTTTGAAACTGCTTTAAATGACATTGAAACGGTTTTGTTTAAATAA
- the remA gene encoding extracellular matrix/biofilm regulator RemA has protein sequence MEIQLINIGFGNIVSANRVVAIVSPESAPIKRIITDARDRGQLVDATYGRRTRAVIITDSSHVILSAIQPETVANRFVISREHQTVDN, from the coding sequence ATGGAGATTCAGTTAATTAATATCGGTTTTGGTAACATTGTGTCTGCCAATCGAGTAGTTGCCATTGTCAGTCCAGAGTCTGCCCCGATTAAGCGGATTATTACCGATGCACGGGACAGGGGTCAACTGGTTGATGCAACCTACGGCCGGCGGACTAGGGCTGTAATTATCACCGATTCCAGCCACGTAATTCTGTCGGCAATTCAGCCGGAAACGGTAGCGAATCGCTTTGTGATTTCCCGCGAGCATCAAACTGTAGATAATTGA
- a CDS encoding DUF29 domain-containing protein, producing MSKILTQIIYEQDYHLWLETTLKQLQERDLEQLDWDHLIEEIERLGNEQKHKLESYLLQLLKHLLLYQHWSLPECKNHWEVEIDNFRVELRKLTKSKNLYNYLLRVLEEVYIDALRQAKKKSGLNCFPQTCPYSIEQILDVDYLPPFIY from the coding sequence ATGTCTAAAATACTCACTCAAATTATTTATGAACAGGATTATCACCTGTGGTTAGAAACTACGTTGAAACAATTACAAGAACGAGATTTAGAGCAGCTTGATTGGGATCATTTGATTGAGGAGATTGAAAGATTGGGTAATGAGCAGAAACACAAGCTCGAAAGTTATCTACTGCAACTTCTCAAACATCTGCTTTTGTATCAACATTGGAGTCTTCCTGAATGTAAAAATCATTGGGAAGTGGAAATTGATAATTTTCGGGTAGAACTTAGGAAATTAACCAAATCTAAAAACCTCTACAACTATCTGCTCAGGGTGCTTGAAGAAGTCTACATTGATGCGCTACGACAAGCAAAAAAGAAAAGTGGATTGAATTGTTTTCCACAAACTTGCCCTTATAGCATTGAGCAAATTTTAGATGTGGATTATTTACCACCATTTATTTATTGA
- the pyrF gene encoding orotidine-5'-phosphate decarboxylase: MGNREQVEQRVIVALDVPDEQSAIALIDQLPQVVWWKVGLELFTSTGPKILEVLKSRQKRIFLDLKFDDIPNTVAGACRSAATYGVDLLTIHATAGRDALKAATEASHEGATKAGVEPPKLIAITLLTSISARQLAFDLKIPLELPEYALEMALLAQESGLDGVVCSPQEVAQLRQTCGNDFLLVCPGIRPTWADIGDQKRSLTPAQAIIAGADYLVIGRPITTATEPELAWKRISEELTTVA; the protein is encoded by the coding sequence ATGGGGAATAGGGAACAAGTAGAACAACGAGTTATTGTGGCTTTGGATGTCCCGGATGAACAAAGTGCGATCGCTCTTATAGATCAACTCCCGCAAGTAGTTTGGTGGAAAGTTGGCTTAGAATTGTTTACCAGCACTGGCCCGAAAATTCTGGAAGTGCTAAAGTCTCGGCAAAAGCGCATTTTCTTGGATTTAAAGTTTGATGATATCCCCAATACCGTTGCTGGTGCTTGCCGGAGTGCAGCTACATACGGAGTGGATTTACTGACAATTCATGCTACTGCTGGTAGAGATGCCCTGAAAGCCGCAACTGAGGCGTCACACGAAGGAGCTACAAAAGCAGGTGTAGAACCACCAAAGTTAATTGCAATTACCCTGCTAACGAGCATTTCTGCTAGACAACTGGCATTTGATTTAAAAATACCTCTAGAATTACCAGAATATGCTCTAGAAATGGCCCTGCTGGCTCAGGAATCTGGTTTGGATGGGGTAGTTTGTTCGCCTCAAGAGGTGGCACAGCTACGACAAACTTGTGGAAATGACTTTTTGCTAGTTTGTCCGGGGATTAGACCAACTTGGGCTGATATTGGCGATCAAAAGCGATCGCTTACTCCAGCACAAGCAATTATTGCTGGTGCAGATTATCTCGTGATTGGGCGTCCCATTACTACTGCGACTGAGCCGGAGTTAGCCTGGAAGAGGATTTCTGAGGAGTTAACCACGGTGGCATGA
- the tyrS gene encoding tyrosine--tRNA ligase, producing the protein MTQDFAWLRRGVVEVFPQPVDVNSETLEKRLVTTNQPLRIKLGIDPTGTDIHLGHSIPVRKLRAFQDAGHIAVLIIGDFTARIGDPTGKSEVRRQLTEADVAQNAQTYLDQVRPILDFDTPGRLEVRYNSEWLSKLNLEKILELLSTMTVGQMLAKEGFADRYKKENPIFIHEFLYPLMQGFDSVAVEADVELGGTDQKFNIAVGRDLQRHFGQKPQFGMLMPILIGTDGVQKMSKSLGNYIGLSEHPGQKYQKLQGVPDNLLKEYFELLTDLPLDQLPENPRDRQTLLAYEVVKQYHGEQAAQEAKVAAQSGGKEGTVPEFSLAEVSHPAKLAYILNVTGLCKSTGEGKRKIQEGGVRLDGDRITDVDTTFAEPAQLQGKVLQVGKNKFVRLVP; encoded by the coding sequence ATGACGCAAGATTTTGCTTGGCTGCGTCGTGGTGTGGTAGAAGTTTTCCCACAACCAGTTGATGTTAACAGTGAAACTCTAGAAAAACGCTTGGTAACTACAAACCAACCTTTGAGGATCAAATTGGGCATTGACCCTACAGGCACTGATATTCATCTTGGTCATAGCATACCAGTACGGAAACTGCGAGCGTTTCAAGATGCAGGACATATAGCAGTTCTGATTATTGGCGATTTTACCGCACGTATTGGCGATCCGACAGGTAAATCTGAAGTGCGTCGTCAGCTTACAGAAGCAGATGTAGCCCAAAATGCTCAGACTTATCTCGATCAAGTACGTCCTATCTTGGATTTTGACACACCAGGAAGGTTAGAGGTGCGTTATAACTCCGAATGGCTTTCTAAGCTCAACTTAGAGAAAATTTTGGAGTTACTCTCGACGATGACGGTGGGGCAGATGTTAGCTAAGGAAGGATTTGCCGATCGCTATAAAAAAGAGAATCCAATTTTTATCCATGAGTTCCTGTACCCGTTAATGCAAGGTTTTGATTCCGTTGCCGTTGAGGCAGATGTGGAATTGGGAGGGACTGATCAAAAATTTAACATTGCTGTAGGCAGAGATTTGCAACGCCATTTTGGTCAAAAACCCCAATTTGGGATGCTAATGCCGATTTTGATTGGCACGGATGGGGTGCAAAAAATGTCCAAGTCTTTAGGTAATTATATTGGGTTGTCGGAACATCCAGGGCAAAAATATCAGAAGTTACAAGGAGTTCCAGATAATCTGCTGAAGGAGTATTTTGAACTGCTGACAGATTTACCTTTGGATCAACTTCCAGAAAACCCCCGCGATCGCCAGACACTTTTAGCTTATGAAGTTGTCAAACAGTACCACGGCGAACAAGCAGCCCAAGAGGCAAAAGTTGCCGCCCAAAGCGGCGGAAAGGAAGGTACAGTTCCAGAATTCTCTCTAGCTGAGGTATCGCATCCCGCTAAGTTAGCGTATATTCTCAATGTCACTGGCTTATGCAAAAGTACGGGTGAAGGAAAGCGAAAAATTCAAGAAGGTGGAGTGCGCTTAGATGGCGATCGCATTACCGATGTTGATACTACTTTTGCTGAACCTGCCCAGTTACAAGGTAAGGTTTTACAAGTTGGGAAAAATAAGTTTGTGCGTTTAGTGCCTTAA
- a CDS encoding transglycosylase domain-containing protein — protein MSSSRTFEDKQPQRQASSGFEFLKGVGQVAGGTLLSMTMLASSIVAGGLVGLAISFRNLPDVRQLRNFFPSETTYIYDVKGKLLTSIHGEANREVVPLDRISPNLKRAVLASEDSHFYDHHGINPTGVGRAIVVNAVAGGVKEGGSTVTMQLVKNLFLSQKRAFTRKLAEAVLAIRLEQILTKDQILEMYLNQVYWGHNNYGVQTAARSYFNKSAEYLSLGESAMMAGLIQAPEEFSPFVSMKLAKQKQKEVLGRMLELNWINQSEYDNALKQEIKLGKIKSFQGSALPYVTNTVAQELAKKFGRETLLKGGMRVQTTVDANFQIMAEETVSKWHKTLLEQGLSKNQMALVSIDPRTHFIKALVGGIDPKTSEFNRATQAQRQPGSSFKPFVYYTAFATGKYGPDTTVVDAPVSYRDGNGWYFPRNYDNSFRGAMPIRTALAQSRNIPVIKIGKAVGMNRVIETCRTLGIMSPMEPVSSLPLGAIGVTPLEIASAYATFANYGWQSPPTVIARVTDSSGNVLLDNTPKPQLVLDPWASAAIIDVMRSVISEGTGKGAAIGRPAAGKTGTTSSEKDIWFVGTVPQLTTAVWVGRDDNRQLADHATGGVMVAPIWKDFMEKALKNTPVENFKPPSQFPRPKSN, from the coding sequence GTGTCGTCTTCTAGGACTTTTGAAGATAAGCAGCCACAACGTCAGGCTTCATCAGGTTTTGAGTTTTTGAAAGGAGTCGGTCAGGTAGCTGGCGGTACTCTCCTCTCAATGACCATGCTGGCAAGTTCCATTGTAGCCGGAGGACTGGTTGGTTTAGCCATTAGTTTCCGCAATTTGCCAGATGTCAGACAGCTACGTAACTTTTTTCCCTCAGAAACAACTTACATCTATGACGTTAAGGGTAAACTTTTAACTAGCATCCACGGGGAAGCCAACCGAGAAGTCGTGCCCCTGGATAGAATTTCCCCGAACTTAAAACGGGCGGTATTAGCAAGTGAAGATAGTCACTTTTACGATCACCACGGTATTAACCCTACTGGTGTTGGTCGGGCTATAGTAGTTAACGCTGTAGCAGGTGGAGTCAAAGAGGGTGGCTCTACTGTTACTATGCAATTGGTAAAAAACCTATTTTTGTCTCAAAAGCGTGCCTTTACCCGCAAGTTAGCCGAGGCGGTGCTGGCAATCAGGTTAGAGCAAATTCTTACCAAAGACCAAATTTTAGAAATGTACCTCAATCAAGTTTATTGGGGTCATAACAATTATGGTGTACAAACGGCAGCTCGCAGTTACTTTAATAAGTCAGCAGAATATTTAAGCTTGGGTGAGTCAGCAATGATGGCGGGTTTGATCCAAGCACCAGAAGAATTCAGTCCGTTTGTGAGCATGAAGCTGGCCAAACAGAAACAAAAAGAAGTGCTAGGACGGATGCTGGAGTTGAACTGGATCAACCAGTCTGAGTATGACAATGCCCTCAAACAAGAAATCAAACTTGGTAAAATCAAATCCTTTCAAGGTAGTGCCCTACCTTATGTAACCAATACTGTAGCGCAAGAGTTGGCTAAAAAGTTTGGGCGTGAGACACTGCTCAAAGGCGGGATGCGGGTACAAACTACAGTTGATGCCAACTTCCAAATCATGGCAGAGGAAACAGTCAGTAAGTGGCATAAAACACTTCTGGAGCAAGGATTATCTAAAAATCAAATGGCTCTGGTGTCAATAGATCCGCGCACACATTTTATCAAAGCATTGGTGGGCGGGATAGATCCTAAAACCAGTGAATTTAATCGTGCAACTCAAGCTCAACGCCAGCCAGGATCTTCTTTTAAACCGTTTGTATACTATACTGCTTTTGCCACTGGTAAATATGGGCCAGACACAACGGTAGTAGATGCTCCAGTTAGTTATCGAGATGGTAACGGTTGGTACTTTCCCAGAAATTATGATAATAGTTTTAGAGGAGCGATGCCAATCCGCACAGCTTTAGCTCAGTCGCGCAACATTCCCGTGATCAAGATTGGTAAGGCTGTGGGTATGAATAGAGTCATAGAAACCTGCCGTACCTTGGGCATTATGAGTCCAATGGAACCTGTGTCTTCCTTACCACTTGGTGCAATTGGTGTCACACCTTTGGAAATAGCTAGTGCTTATGCTACCTTTGCTAATTATGGTTGGCAATCTCCACCAACTGTAATTGCTCGTGTCACCGATAGTAGTGGTAACGTGTTGCTAGACAATACCCCTAAACCACAGCTAGTTCTCGATCCTTGGGCTTCAGCAGCAATTATCGATGTGATGCGATCGGTAATTTCTGAAGGTACAGGTAAAGGTGCTGCTATCGGTCGCCCAGCCGCAGGTAAGACGGGAACAACATCGTCAGAAAAAGATATTTGGTTTGTTGGCACTGTACCACAACTAACAACTGCTGTTTGGGTGGGGAGAGATGACAATAGACAGTTAGCTGACCATGCAACAGGTGGTGTTATGGTTGCTCCCATCTGGAAAGATTTTATGGAGAAAGCACTAAAGAACACACCAGTAGAAAACTTCAAGCCACCTTCCCAGTTTCCTCGCCCCAAGTCAAATTAA
- a CDS encoding DUF1825 family protein, giving the protein MGFFDSEIIQQEAKQLFEDYQALIKLGNNYGKFDRDGKKLFIEQMEAMMDRYRIFMKRFELSEDFMAQMTVEQLKTQLGQFGVTPQQMFDQMHLTLERMKAELEKQA; this is encoded by the coding sequence ATGGGATTCTTCGATTCTGAGATAATTCAGCAAGAAGCAAAACAGCTGTTTGAGGATTATCAAGCACTAATCAAGCTTGGTAATAACTACGGCAAATTTGACCGCGATGGCAAAAAGCTATTTATTGAGCAAATGGAAGCCATGATGGATCGGTATCGCATCTTTATGAAGCGCTTCGAGCTATCAGAAGATTTCATGGCACAAATGACAGTAGAACAACTGAAGACACAATTAGGTCAGTTTGGTGTCACCCCACAACAAATGTTTGACCAAATGCACCTTACTTTAGAACGGATGAAAGCCGAACTAGAAAAACAAGCCTAA